Sequence from the Fibrobacter sp. UWH4 genome:
GCAATGGATTCACGAGCGGCAAGCCAGGCATCGTTCAACTTGATGGACAAATCCACCATCCTAGATTCACGCACAAACGGCGTATAAACGATGTCCTTGAAAATATCTAAGCTAACGAACCGTTTTTCGCCGCGTAAATCAGCAACCGTCTGCACCGAAAACGGCAACAACAATAAAACTGCAAAAACGACGACAAAAAAGATATAGATTTTTTTCACAAAAGAAAAAATAAAAAAAAGCTGGCAGCCGAAGCTACCAGCGATATACCCGGATCGCGATTCGAACGCGAGTCTGATCCTTAGGAGGGACCCGTTCTATCCAACTGAACTATCCAGGCAACTAACTATTGGTTTCAATAGAGCGGGCAAAATATAGCAAACAAGCAAAAAATCATCAACTTGACCTCTTTTTTTACGAAAACGGAACTTTTTGTACCATTCATTTGTTTCAAATCACGTAAAAATCGCAAAAATAATAATTTTGTAAGTTTCTTAAAAGCAAATCCCTTGCCTAATCTCGCAGAATTTTGTATCTTATTGTGCAGAACTCTTTGTTCTCCTCCTAACCCCCAAAAAACTAGTCCGGCTCTGCTGGGCTAGTTTTTTATGGGAAAAGCCGAAATTCGCCTTGCTCACTTTTGCTAAATTATAGGGTACTATGAAAAAGTCAGTACCTATTACGCTGCTCACCGGCTACCTCGGAGCCGGAAAGACCACCCTCCTCAACTTTGTTCTCAACAACCAGCAAGGTTACCACGTCGCCGTGATTGTAAACGACATCGGCGAAGTGAACATCGACCAGACCCTTATCGAAAAGGGCGGAAACATCACTAAAGAAGACTCCGGCAAGGTGGTGCCGCTGTCTAACGGCTGCATTTGCTGCTCCCTGAAGACCGACCTTTTGGAACAAATTGCCGAACTGTTGGAAATGAACAAGTTCGACTATATTCTGATTGAAGCCAGCGGCATTTGCGAACCCATTCCTATCGCACAGACTATTTGCATGGCCGGCGCCCAACTCCAGAGCCGCGACGGCCGTCCGCTCCCCTGCCACCTGGACAACATCGTTTCCGTGGTAGATGTGGCTCGTCTAGCCGACGAATTCGCCGGTGGTCAGAAGCTTTTGTCCAAGGATCTCGAAGAAGAAGACATTGCGAACTTGCTCATTCAGCAGATCGAATTCTGCAACACCATCGTGATGAACAAGGTTGATAGTTTGTCTAAAACCGACCTTGAACACGTGAAGGCCGTGGTTCGCGCCTTGCAGCCCGAAGCCAAGATGATTGAGACGAACTACGGCAAGGTCGACATGAAGGATATCTTGGACACCAAGCAGTTCGACTTCGAAAAGGTCGGCAACTCCGCCGCCTGGGCCAAGGAACTCATGAAGGAAACGTCTCCCGAAGACGATGACGATGACCACGACGAGCATGAGCATCACCATCATGACCACGATGATGATCATGACGAACACGAACATCATCATGACCACGATCACGAAGACCATAGTCACTGTGATCACGAACATGGCGTGTGCCACTGCGGTCACCACCACGACAAGGATCATCCGCATGGTGACGAATACGGCATCAGCACGTTTGTGTACGAACGCCGCCGCCCGCTGATTCGCGAGCGTTTTGAAGTGTTGCTTGACGACTACCCGACTAGCATTATCCGCACCAAGGGTCTCGTGTGGTTCGAAGATGAACGCGACAACAGCTACCTGTTCGAACAGGCTGGCAAACAGGCGTCCGCCCAGAATTTCGGACCTTGGTTCGCTAGCGAAAGCGAAGCGGAACAGAAGCGAATCCTGCGCGAAAATCCGGACTTGCTCAAGGTGTGGGACGAAAAGTACGGGGACCGCATTATCCGCCTCGTCTTCATCGGCCAGCACATGGACAAGAAGAAGATTATCGCCGCGATGGATTCTTGCCTAGGCGAGTAACAGACCGAGCTGGCTAAACTCAACCGAGTCCTTACTCTGAAGCCAGCTCTCTCGCCACCGCCCCAGCTTAACGCATGGGGCTTTGTGGCTCACAGAAGACCGAGCTGGCTAAACAAGACCGTTCGTGACAATTCAAGATAAGTCCGCACCTAAATGGTGTGGACTTTTTTCTATCTTTACGCCCGAAAGAAGTAAACAGTATACAGTGATCAGTAAACAGGAATGTAAAAGGAACATTCTTATTACAATCCCAACCACTAATCACTAACCACTAATCACTAACCACTAACCGCTATTATGCTTTTCAATTTCGACATGATCCAGGGCGTCTATGCCCGCATTCCCGCCCGCGTTGAAGCTGCCCGCAAGCAGCTGGGCCGTCCGCTCACCCTCGCCGAAAAGATTATCTACAGCCACCTAATCGATGGCGCCGAGAACAGGACTTACGAACGCGGCAAGGATTTTGCCGAATTCCACCCCGACCGCGTGGCCATGCAGGACGCTACCGCCCAGATGGCCCTTTTGCAGTTCACCACCGCCGGTAAGGCCCGCGTGGCAGTGCCCAGCTCCGTGCACTGCGACCACCTGATTATCGCCCGCGAAGGTGTCGAAAAGGATTTGCCCCGCGCCAAGGAAGAAAGCAAGGAAGTTTACGATTTCCTCCAGTCCGTGTCCGCCAAGTACGGCATTGACTGCTGGCTCCCGGGTGCAGGCATCATCCACCAGGTGGTGCTCGAAAACTACGCCTTCCCGGGCGGAATGATGATTGGTACCGACTCCCACACGGTGAACGCTGGCGGCCTCGGCATGCTCGCGATTGGCGTGGGCGGTGCAGACGCCGTGGACGCCATGGTCGGTCTTCCGTGGGAACTCAAGTACCCGAAGATGATCGGCGTGAAGCTCACGGGCAAGCTCCAGGGCTTCGCTACCGCCAAGGACATTATCCTGAAGCTCGCTGGCATCCTCACTGTTAAGGGCGGCACCAACGCCATTATCGAATACTTCGGCGAAGGCGCACGCAGCCTGTCCGCCACCGGCAAGGCAACGATTGCCAACATGGGTGCCGAAGTGGGCGCCACCTGCTCCACCTTCAGCTACGACGATTCCATGAGCCGCTACCTCAAGGTGACCGGCCGCGCCGACGTTGCCGCCGCCGCCGACAAGATTGCAGAACACCTCAAGGCCGACCCCGAAGTCGAAGCAAATCCGGAAAAGTACTTTGACCGCGTCGTGGAAATTGATTTGAGCACGCTCGTGCCGCACTTCAACGGCCCGTTCAGCCCGGACCGCGCTTTCGCCGTGACCGACATGGCAGAAAGCCTCAAGGCCACCGAAACCAAGCCGGAATCTACCCCGGTCGTGAGCGCCGCCCTCATCGGCAGCTGCACGAACTCCAGCTACGAAGATTTGTTCATGGCCGCCAACATGATCAAGCAGGCCCTCGCGAAGGGACTCAGCCCGAAGTGCCCGCTTCTCATCAACCCGGGGAGCGAACAAGTTCGCTACACCGCCGAACGCGACGGCCTCATCGACTTGTTCAAGCAGTTCGGTGCCACCATCATGACGAACGCCTGCGGTCCTTGCATTGGCCGCTGGGACCGTGCCGGAGCAGACAAGAAGGAACTCAACACCATCGTTCACAGCTTTAACCGCAACTTCGCAAAGCGTGCCGATGGCAACCCGAACACTCACGCCTTCGTCGCCTCCCCGCTCATGGCCGTGATCGCCGCCCTCTCTGGCGACATTCGTTTCAACCCGATGACCGACACCCTCGTAAACAATGAGGGCAAGGCCGTGAAGCTCGACCCGCCGGAACAATGCGAACTCCCGCCGAAAGGCTTTGAAGTCAAGGACGCCGGTTATCAGGCCCCGGCAGAAGACGGTTCCAAGATTACCGTTTCCATCAACCTCGAAAGCAAGCGCCTCCAGGCTCTCGCTCCGTTCGCGGCTTGGGACGGCAAGGACATCGCCGGTGCCCCGCTCCTCATCAAGGCCAAGGGCAAGTGCACCACCGACCACATCTCCATGGCCGGTCCGTGGCTCAACTACCGCGGTCACCTCGAAAACATTTCGAACAACATGCTCATCGGCGCCGTGAACGCTTTCAACGGCGAAACGAACAAGGTCCTCTGCCAGTGCGGTGAATACAAGGAAGTCCCCGCACTTGCCAAGATTTACAAGGCCAAGGGCACGGGCTCCATCGTCATCGGTGACGAAAACTACGGTGAAGGCTCCAGCCGCGAACACGCCGCTATGGAACCGCGCTTCCTCGGCGTGAAGGCCGTGATCGTGAAGAGCTTCGCCCGCATCCACGAAACGAACCTCAAGAAGCAGGGCATGCTCGCCCTCACTTTCAAGAACGCTGCCGACTACGACAAGATCCAGGAACAGGACGTGTTCGATATCGTTGGCCTCACCAAGTTCGCCCCGGGTTCCGAGTTCACGCTGGTCGCCCACCACAAGGATGGCTCCGTCGATAACATCGCCCTCAGCCACACCTACAACGAACAGCAGTGGGCATGGTTCAAGGCGGGTTCGGCCCTCAACCTCATCCGCGCGAACAACAAATAAGTTTATCGAAAAATTTTTCGATTTACACCTCATGTAAAAGATTTTCGCGATTTGCGAAAATCTTTTTCATATTATGTTAAACTCAGCGAAAAGGCTTAAAAAAAATTTTTTTTGACAGCTTTTTTGACCTATCCAACAAATAAAGTCCTTTTTATATTTGCCTTGTTCGCTTTCCCGCTTGCACCCATACGGGTGGGCAATGACCATCGAGGTAAGGAAAGCACACATTCCAGAGAGGCGTTATGCTCGACGAATTGCACGAAGAATGCGGCGTCATCGGCATCTATAATGGCGATACCGTCGTAAGGAATATTACCATGGGGCTTTACGCCCTGCAGCACCGCGGTCAGGAAAGCGCCGGATTCGCAGTCACCGATGGGGAAAAGATCCGCGTCCGCAAATCCATGGGACTTGTATCGACCCTGCTCCGCGAACACAATATCGACGAATTCGACGGTTTTGCAGGCATCGGACACGTGCGTTACAGCACCACCGGAGCCTCCACGCTCGCCAACGCACAACCGATTCTCGTAAGTTGCAAATGGGGCCAGATTGCAGTCGCCCACAACGGCAACATCACGAACGCCGCCGAGCTCCGCGCCGAAATGGAAGCCGACGGACACATTTTCCAGACCACCTCCGATTCCGAAATCCTTCTACACGAAATAGCACGCACCCAGGCCGATGACCTGGGTGAAGCCATTAAGAAGGCTATTGCAAAATTTACCGGTAGTTTCTGCCTCGTCTTTATCAGCAAGGATTCCATGTACGTGGCCCGCGACGGCTTCGGTTTCCGCCCGCTATCGCTTGCCCGCATGGGCAAAGCCTGGTGCGTTGCCAGCGAAACATGTGCCTTCGACCTGCTCGGAGCAAACTACGTTCGCGACATCCAGCCCGGTGAATTTTTGACGATTACAAAGAACGGGCTCCATTCGGAACGCTTTACGCACAAGGACCGCCTCGCCCACTGCATTTTCGAATACATCTACTTCAGCCGCCCCGATTCCAAGATATTCGAGCAAAGTTGCGACAAGATCCGCCGCAAGATGGGCAAGCAACTTGCCAAGGAATGCCCCGTCGACGCCGACATCGTCATCTCCGTTCCCGACAGCGCCACCACGGCGGCATTAGGTTATTCGCAGGCCAGCGGCATCCGCTTCGAAATCGGATTGCTCCGTAACCACTATGTGGGCCGCACCTTCATCGACCCGACACAAAACGTTCGCGAGCAGAAGGTCAAGCTCAAGTTCAACCCCATCGAGGGCGTCCTCAAGAACAAGCGCGTCTGTGTCGTAGAAGATTCCATTGTACGCGGCACGACCCTCAAGATTCTTTCCAGGATGCTCCGTGACGCGGGCGCTCTCGAAGTGCATATCCGCATCGCATCGCCACCTGTCGCACACCCGTGCTTCTTCGGTATGGATTTTCCGAGCCAAGGCGAACTCGCCGCAAGCTCCATGACGCCCGACGAAATTGCCAAGATGCTCGGAGTCGAAAGCCTCGGCTACTTGAGCGTCGAAGGCATGAAGGAATGTACCGGCGAAGGCGAAAACTACTGCGCAGCCTGTTTCGACAACGACTACCCCGACTACATCGGCAACGATTCCAGCAAAACAAGGTGCGGGTAAAAATTTACCATTACCAATAAAAGGCGAGAGCAAATGCTCTCGCCCTCTTTACAAATTTTCGGTTCATTAAACTTGGCTATACGTCCACTTGACGTGATCCATCATGAAATCATGCGCATCGAAGGCCAGTCCGAACTGGTCCTTGATTTTGCTGACATCGAAAAGCATCGGTTCATCGCCCCAGCCCAGATCCGTTTCGACAATTTTCGACTTACAGCCGGGCTTCTGGGAAATCATCATTTCGGCGATTTCCTTCCAGCTCATCCACACTTCACCGAGACCGAGGAAAATCTCCTCATTCTTGTCGGATTCAAGCAAGCTCAGGTAAAGCTGCGCCTGCTGACTGGCATGGATAAACTGAGTACCGTCATTCTTGATGACATTGATATCCTTGTTTTCCTTGACGGCCTGAGCCATGGCAAAGAATCGGCGGTCCGGTTGGCTACAGCCATCGGGCCAGGCGGGATTACCGAACGTGTACCCGGGGCGAATAATGTTGCGGG
This genomic interval carries:
- the purF gene encoding amidophosphoribosyltransferase; amino-acid sequence: MLDELHEECGVIGIYNGDTVVRNITMGLYALQHRGQESAGFAVTDGEKIRVRKSMGLVSTLLREHNIDEFDGFAGIGHVRYSTTGASTLANAQPILVSCKWGQIAVAHNGNITNAAELRAEMEADGHIFQTTSDSEILLHEIARTQADDLGEAIKKAIAKFTGSFCLVFISKDSMYVARDGFGFRPLSLARMGKAWCVASETCAFDLLGANYVRDIQPGEFLTITKNGLHSERFTHKDRLAHCIFEYIYFSRPDSKIFEQSCDKIRRKMGKQLAKECPVDADIVISVPDSATTAALGYSQASGIRFEIGLLRNHYVGRTFIDPTQNVREQKVKLKFNPIEGVLKNKRVCVVEDSIVRGTTLKILSRMLRDAGALEVHIRIASPPVAHPCFFGMDFPSQGELAASSMTPDEIAKMLGVESLGYLSVEGMKECTGEGENYCAACFDNDYPDYIGNDSSKTRCG
- a CDS encoding GTP-binding protein, encoding MKKSVPITLLTGYLGAGKTTLLNFVLNNQQGYHVAVIVNDIGEVNIDQTLIEKGGNITKEDSGKVVPLSNGCICCSLKTDLLEQIAELLEMNKFDYILIEASGICEPIPIAQTICMAGAQLQSRDGRPLPCHLDNIVSVVDVARLADEFAGGQKLLSKDLEEEDIANLLIQQIEFCNTIVMNKVDSLSKTDLEHVKAVVRALQPEAKMIETNYGKVDMKDILDTKQFDFEKVGNSAAWAKELMKETSPEDDDDDHDEHEHHHHDHDDDHDEHEHHHDHDHEDHSHCDHEHGVCHCGHHHDKDHPHGDEYGISTFVYERRRPLIRERFEVLLDDYPTSIIRTKGLVWFEDERDNSYLFEQAGKQASAQNFGPWFASESEAEQKRILRENPDLLKVWDEKYGDRIIRLVFIGQHMDKKKIIAAMDSCLGE
- a CDS encoding aconitate hydratase, producing the protein MLFNFDMIQGVYARIPARVEAARKQLGRPLTLAEKIIYSHLIDGAENRTYERGKDFAEFHPDRVAMQDATAQMALLQFTTAGKARVAVPSSVHCDHLIIAREGVEKDLPRAKEESKEVYDFLQSVSAKYGIDCWLPGAGIIHQVVLENYAFPGGMMIGTDSHTVNAGGLGMLAIGVGGADAVDAMVGLPWELKYPKMIGVKLTGKLQGFATAKDIILKLAGILTVKGGTNAIIEYFGEGARSLSATGKATIANMGAEVGATCSTFSYDDSMSRYLKVTGRADVAAAADKIAEHLKADPEVEANPEKYFDRVVEIDLSTLVPHFNGPFSPDRAFAVTDMAESLKATETKPESTPVVSAALIGSCTNSSYEDLFMAANMIKQALAKGLSPKCPLLINPGSEQVRYTAERDGLIDLFKQFGATIMTNACGPCIGRWDRAGADKKELNTIVHSFNRNFAKRADGNPNTHAFVASPLMAVIAALSGDIRFNPMTDTLVNNEGKAVKLDPPEQCELPPKGFEVKDAGYQAPAEDGSKITVSINLESKRLQALAPFAAWDGKDIAGAPLLIKAKGKCTTDHISMAGPWLNYRGHLENISNNMLIGAVNAFNGETNKVLCQCGEYKEVPALAKIYKAKGTGSIVIGDENYGEGSSREHAAMEPRFLGVKAVIVKSFARIHETNLKKQGMLALTFKNAADYDKIQEQDVFDIVGLTKFAPGSEFTLVAHHKDGSVDNIALSHTYNEQQWAWFKAGSALNLIRANNK